In Nitrosophilus alvini, the following are encoded in one genomic region:
- a CDS encoding fused protease/ribonucleoside-triphosphate reductase translates to MFVKERFKLSKKTVEKLKGKKPNFGFGAFSEATYYRTYSRKKPDGSQEHWVDTIIRVIEGVISIRKNHYIINGLEWDEKKWQEFAHDFAITCFDMKWLPPGRGLWIMGTPYIYERGSAALYNCGAVDTEDLALSADWAMDMLMCGVGVGFNMSWDGFAKKPDRKNPKLYVIDDSREGWVKSVRLLLDSYVSDGPFYRFDYSKIRPAGSPIRGFGGTASGPEPLKELHKRLEAVMDSYIEGKINKTRCIADVFNSIGVCVVAGNVRRSAEIAIGSPHDETFLNLKNYDIFPDRKDIGWMSNNTVVFEKTEDFKKLPEIAELVRKNGEPGILNLINVRKYARFGDIEYDRAWLSNPCAEIALESYELCNLAEVFPTRCENEDEFYKALRYATFYASTVSLLPTHRHETNKIVARNRRVGVSISGIADLLDEIGATELTRRLRYGYKIVKDTNKMLAEQAGIPVSIRVTAIKPSGTISILAGTSPGIHFPPFRYAIRRIRVGNNTPICKFLIKAGVPNEPDIYSENTTVFEFPIEYKKTRPITSVSAWEQFSLLAMLQREWSDNMVSCTIHFDEEKEGKQVEHMLAMYAPVIKSVSMLPHKRGKVYKQMPFTKITKEEYEKRVKEMPKIDWSKFGGSEGAGEGYCTILACNI, encoded by the coding sequence ATGTTTGTGAAAGAGCGTTTCAAACTTTCCAAAAAAACAGTTGAAAAACTAAAAGGAAAAAAGCCAAATTTCGGTTTCGGCGCTTTTTCGGAAGCCACCTACTACCGTACCTATAGCCGTAAAAAACCGGATGGCTCCCAGGAACACTGGGTAGATACTATCATCCGTGTCATTGAAGGCGTCATCTCTATCAGAAAAAACCACTACATCATTAACGGACTTGAATGGGATGAAAAAAAATGGCAGGAATTTGCACATGACTTTGCTATTACCTGCTTCGATATGAAGTGGCTTCCCCCCGGTCGAGGTCTCTGGATCATGGGAACCCCGTATATTTACGAAAGAGGAAGTGCCGCCCTCTACAACTGCGGTGCGGTAGATACCGAAGATCTTGCACTCTCAGCCGACTGGGCTATGGATATGCTTATGTGCGGAGTGGGAGTGGGATTTAATATGTCGTGGGACGGTTTTGCAAAAAAACCGGATAGAAAAAATCCTAAACTATACGTTATCGACGACAGTAGAGAGGGATGGGTAAAATCTGTCAGACTGCTGCTTGACAGCTATGTAAGTGACGGACCTTTCTATAGATTCGACTACTCGAAAATAAGACCGGCAGGTTCTCCAATAAGGGGATTTGGCGGAACTGCATCCGGTCCGGAACCTCTAAAAGAACTTCATAAAAGACTTGAAGCCGTAATGGATAGCTATATCGAAGGAAAAATAAACAAAACAAGATGCATAGCGGACGTTTTCAATTCTATAGGAGTCTGCGTTGTAGCTGGAAACGTGAGACGTTCTGCTGAAATAGCTATAGGCTCGCCCCATGACGAAACTTTTCTGAATCTGAAAAATTACGATATTTTTCCTGACAGAAAAGATATAGGATGGATGTCCAACAATACAGTAGTTTTTGAAAAAACGGAAGATTTCAAAAAACTTCCTGAAATTGCCGAACTTGTGAGAAAAAACGGTGAACCAGGAATTTTAAACCTTATAAACGTAAGAAAATATGCAAGATTCGGTGACATCGAGTATGACAGAGCATGGCTTTCCAATCCCTGTGCGGAAATTGCCCTTGAAAGCTATGAGTTGTGTAATCTTGCTGAAGTTTTTCCAACAAGGTGCGAAAACGAAGATGAGTTTTACAAAGCTTTGAGATATGCAACTTTTTACGCATCTACCGTCTCTTTGCTTCCAACCCATAGACATGAAACGAACAAGATAGTAGCAAGAAACAGAAGAGTTGGAGTAAGTATATCGGGTATTGCGGACCTACTGGATGAGATAGGTGCAACTGAGCTGACACGCAGACTCAGATACGGTTATAAAATAGTAAAAGATACAAACAAAATGCTTGCAGAACAGGCGGGCATTCCGGTTTCTATCAGAGTTACAGCCATAAAACCGTCGGGTACGATCAGCATACTTGCAGGCACAAGTCCCGGCATTCACTTTCCGCCTTTCAGATATGCCATAAGAAGAATCAGAGTAGGAAACAACACTCCCATATGTAAATTTTTAATAAAAGCAGGTGTTCCAAACGAACCCGATATCTATTCTGAAAACACTACTGTCTTTGAATTTCCTATAGAGTATAAAAAAACAAGACCTATCACTTCCGTATCTGCCTGGGAACAGTTCTCTTTGCTTGCAATGCTTCAAAGAGAGTGGTCTGACAATATGGTCTCATGCACTATACATTTTGACGAAGAGAAAGAGGGTAAGCAGGTAGAGCACATGCTGGCGATGTACGCACCTGTAATCAAATCTGTATCGATGCTTCCGCATAAAAGAGGCAAAGTATACAAACAGATGCCGTTTACGAAAATAACAAAAGAAGAGTATGAAAAAAGAGTCAAAGAGATGCCGAAAATCGACTGGTCGAAATTCGGCGGAAGCGAGGGAGCCGGAGAGGGCTACTGCACTATCCTGGCCTGTAACATTTAG
- the lpxD gene encoding UDP-3-O-(3-hydroxymyristoyl)glucosamine N-acyltransferase yields MLLSELAKSLELELVGEDREIRGIESLDKADSSQLSFLENPKYLKLLKDTKAAAVILNKKYLKELPENVSALISEEPYLSLAYATKFFAKPPFEKDGKEPEIEENVTIAPNVYIGKGAVIKKGVTLMPGVFVGDNVTIEKGTLIYPNVTVYRDCKIGKNCIIHAGAVIGSDGFGFAHKKDGTHVKIYQNGNVVIEDDVEIGANTTIDRAVFGSTVIKKGVKIDNLVQIGHNCEIGEYSIIVSQVGISGSTILGRNVVMGGQSATAGHLKIGDFATIAARGGVTKSIEGSKVYSGFPLMPHKEWLRLQAKLSKLLKE; encoded by the coding sequence ATGTTGTTGAGTGAATTGGCCAAATCTCTGGAATTGGAACTTGTGGGAGAGGATAGAGAGATAAGGGGTATTGAGAGTTTGGACAAGGCCGATTCTTCTCAACTATCTTTTCTTGAAAATCCCAAATATCTCAAATTGTTGAAAGATACAAAAGCCGCTGCGGTAATTTTGAATAAGAAATATCTAAAAGAGCTGCCTGAAAACGTATCTGCACTAATCAGTGAGGAGCCTTATCTAAGCCTTGCTTATGCCACAAAGTTTTTTGCGAAGCCCCCTTTTGAAAAAGATGGAAAAGAGCCTGAAATTGAAGAGAACGTTACTATCGCTCCAAACGTATATATCGGAAAAGGTGCTGTTATCAAAAAGGGAGTGACTCTGATGCCGGGTGTGTTCGTGGGGGATAATGTAACGATAGAAAAGGGCACACTTATATATCCGAATGTTACCGTTTATCGTGACTGTAAGATAGGCAAAAACTGCATCATACATGCAGGAGCCGTTATAGGAAGCGACGGTTTTGGTTTTGCACATAAAAAAGACGGCACGCATGTAAAGATATATCAAAACGGAAATGTGGTTATAGAAGATGATGTTGAGATAGGAGCCAATACAACGATAGACAGGGCAGTTTTTGGTTCAACTGTTATCAAAAAAGGTGTCAAGATAGATAATCTCGTTCAGATTGGACATAATTGTGAAATAGGCGAGTACTCTATAATAGTATCACAGGTAGGCATATCGGGTTCAACAATCCTTGGACGAAATGTTGTTATGGGAGGGCAGAGTGCTACGGCAGGGCATCTGAAGATAGGTGATTTTGCAACTATAGCCGCAAGAGGGGGAGTTACAAAATCGATCGAGGGCTCAAAAGTATATTCCGGTTTTCCTCTTATGCCTCACAAAGAGTGGCTTAGACTACAGGCGAAACTTTCAAAACTTCTAAAAGAGTAG
- the ilvN gene encoding acetolactate synthase small subunit, with protein sequence MHKERRVISVIVKNEHGVLSRISGLFAGRGYNIETLTVAPIPNSSLSRLTIVTSGSHRVIEQIIKQLNKLIPVLKVIEHEELIEKEMVLAKVPLEERLSDVEALCRAYNGSIVNVGKDGIIVMIADEPTRVAHFIYALKNFNPKEIIRSGVVAIER encoded by the coding sequence ATGCATAAAGAAAGAAGAGTTATATCTGTAATCGTCAAAAATGAACATGGAGTTCTTTCAAGAATTTCCGGACTTTTTGCCGGCAGAGGCTACAATATAGAGACTTTGACCGTTGCTCCCATACCCAACTCTTCGCTCTCAAGGCTTACTATAGTCACTTCGGGAAGTCACAGAGTGATAGAGCAGATTATAAAACAGCTGAACAAACTGATACCTGTTTTGAAGGTTATAGAGCACGAAGAGCTTATAGAAAAAGAGATGGTACTTGCAAAAGTCCCTCTTGAAGAGAGACTGAGTGATGTGGAGGCTCTATGCAGGGCATATAACGGAAGTATCGTAAATGTGGGAAAAGACGGAATTATTGTTATGATTGCAGATGAGCCTACCAGAGTAGCCCATTTTATATACGCTCTTAAAAATTTCAATCCCAAAGAGATTATAAGAAGCGGCGTCGTTGCAATTGAGAGGTAA
- a CDS encoding acetolactate synthase large subunit, protein MQQISGAQMVVEAMRKEGVEVVFGYPGGAIMNVYDEIYKHKYFQHILTRHEQAAVHAADGYARATGKTGVAFVTSGPGFTNAVTGLATAYTDSIPLVVISGQVPISMIGTDAFQEIDAVGISRPCTKHNFLVKDAKELPFILKEAFYLAKSGRPGPIHVDIPKDVTAQIAPFDYPDEIRLETYKPTYKGNPRQIKKAVAAIAEAKKPVFYLGGGIIRSGAAELVREFVAAAKIPAVETLMARGTLRYDDPMLLGMVGMHGTYAANMAMSEADLLIALGPRFDDRVTGKLSEFAKYAKIIHVDIDPSSIGKLVHVDYPIVGDLKKVLEEMVPLAKEQINPDRYESWREILKRYGELHPLKYEDSDKVLKPEWVIQRVGEKLKGKARISTDVGQHQMWTAQYYPFTRPNELITSGGLGTMGFGFPAAIGVKRGVQEEISINFTGDGSILMNIQELMTAVEYRLPVINIILNNNYLGMVRQWQTFFYEKRYAETDLSMQPDFVKLAESFGGIGYRVKTKEEFDEALDDAISKGVVALIDVVIDRYENVLPMVPAGGSLYNMMLEYKDEG, encoded by the coding sequence ATGCAGCAGATCAGCGGCGCACAGATGGTTGTTGAAGCAATGCGCAAGGAGGGAGTCGAAGTTGTTTTCGGATATCCCGGCGGTGCGATAATGAATGTTTACGATGAGATATACAAGCATAAATATTTCCAGCATATTTTGACAAGGCATGAGCAGGCAGCGGTTCATGCAGCAGACGGCTATGCAAGAGCTACGGGTAAAACAGGTGTAGCGTTTGTTACATCCGGTCCTGGATTTACAAATGCGGTAACGGGTCTTGCAACTGCCTATACAGACTCTATACCTCTTGTTGTCATAAGCGGACAGGTTCCCATTTCCATGATAGGCACAGACGCTTTTCAGGAAATTGATGCGGTGGGAATCAGTAGGCCGTGTACAAAACACAACTTCTTGGTTAAAGACGCAAAAGAGCTTCCCTTTATATTGAAAGAGGCCTTTTATCTTGCGAAAAGCGGCAGACCCGGGCCTATACATGTTGATATACCAAAAGATGTAACGGCTCAGATAGCGCCATTTGATTATCCTGATGAGATAAGATTGGAGACTTATAAACCTACATACAAAGGCAATCCTAGACAGATAAAAAAGGCTGTTGCGGCTATTGCTGAAGCTAAAAAACCGGTATTTTATCTTGGTGGCGGAATTATCAGAAGCGGTGCGGCGGAACTTGTAAGAGAGTTTGTAGCGGCTGCCAAGATACCTGCGGTTGAGACTCTGATGGCGAGAGGTACATTGAGATACGATGATCCTATGCTGCTTGGTATGGTCGGAATGCACGGAACATACGCCGCAAACATGGCGATGAGCGAAGCTGATCTGCTTATTGCTTTGGGGCCCAGATTTGACGACAGGGTTACAGGTAAACTTTCCGAATTTGCAAAATACGCAAAAATCATTCATGTGGATATTGATCCTAGTAGTATAGGAAAACTCGTTCATGTTGACTATCCTATTGTGGGTGATTTGAAAAAAGTTTTGGAAGAGATGGTTCCTCTGGCAAAGGAGCAGATAAATCCCGACAGATATGAAAGCTGGAGAGAGATACTGAAAAGGTACGGAGAACTTCACCCATTGAAATATGAAGACAGTGACAAAGTTTTAAAACCGGAGTGGGTTATACAAAGAGTCGGAGAAAAACTAAAAGGCAAAGCGAGAATATCCACAGATGTTGGACAGCATCAGATGTGGACGGCGCAATATTATCCGTTTACCAGACCGAATGAACTTATTACAAGCGGTGGGCTAGGCACTATGGGCTTTGGTTTCCCTGCGGCGATAGGTGTTAAAAGAGGAGTTCAGGAAGAGATATCGATAAACTTTACCGGAGACGGCTCGATCCTTATGAATATTCAGGAACTTATGACCGCTGTGGAATATAGATTGCCCGTTATAAATATAATACTTAATAACAACTATCTGGGAATGGTCAGACAGTGGCAAACTTTCTTTTATGAAAAGAGATATGCGGAGACCGACCTCTCTATGCAGCCCGATTTCGTAAAGTTGGCTGAAAGTTTCGGAGGGATAGGATACAGGGTAAAAACAAAAGAGGAGTTTGACGAAGCACTTGATGACGCGATAAGCAAAGGAGTTGTTGCCCTTATAGATGTTGTAATAGACAGATATGAGAATGTTTTGCCGATGGTACCTGCCGGGGGCTCGCTTTACAATATGATGTTAGAATATAAAGACGAGGGATAA